The proteins below come from a single Microtus ochrogaster isolate Prairie Vole_2 chromosome 8, MicOch1.0, whole genome shotgun sequence genomic window:
- the Emx2 gene encoding homeobox protein EMX2 isoform X1 produces MFQPAPKRCFTIESLVAKDSPLPASRSEDPIRPAALSYANSSPINPFLNGFHSAAAAAAAGRGVYSNPDLVFAEAVSHPPNPAVPVHPVPPPHALAAHPLPSSHSPHPLFASQQRDPSTFYPWLIHRYRYLGHRFQGNDTSPESFLLHNALARKPKRIRTAFSPSQLLRLEHAFEKNHYVVGAERKQLAHSLSLTETQVKVWFQNRRTKFKRQKLEEEGSDSQQKKKGTHHINRWRIATKQASPEEIDVTSDD; encoded by the exons ATGTTTCAGCCGGCGCCCAAGCGCTGCTTCACCATCGAGTCGCTGGTGGCCAAGGACAGTCCCCTGCCTGCCTCGCGTTCTGAGGATCCCATCCGTCCCGCGGCGCTCAGCTACGCCAACTCCAGCCCAATAAATCCGTTCCTCAACGGCTTCCATTCGGCCGCTGCAGCCGCCGCCGCGGGCAGGGGCGTCTACTCCAACCCGGACTTGGTGTTCGCCGAGGCGGTCTCGCACCCGCCCAACCCCGCCGTGCCGGTGCACCCGGTGCCGCCGCCGCACGCCCTGGCCGCCCACCCCTTACCCTCCTCGCACTCGCCACACCCCCTCTTCGCCTCGCAGCAGCGGGACCCATCCACCTTCTATCCCTGGCTCATCCACCGCTACCGATATCTGGGTCATCGATTCCAAG GGAACGACACAAGTCCCGAGAGTTTCCTTTTGCACAACGCTCTGGCCCGGAAGCCGAAGCGGATCCGAACCGCCTTCTCGCCGTCCCAGCTTTTAAGGCTGGAGCACGCCTTCGAGAAGAATCATTACGTGGTGGGAGCGGAAAGGAAGCAGCTGGCGCACAGCCTCAGCCTTACGGAAACTCAG GTAAAAGTATGGTTTCAGAACCGGAGGACGAAATTCAAAAGGCAGAAGCTAGAGGAAGAAGGCTcagattctcaacagaagaaaaaagggacACACCACATTAATCGGTGGAGAATTGCCACCAAGCAGGCGAGTCCGGAGGAAATAGATGTGACCTCAGACGATTAA
- the Emx2 gene encoding homeobox protein EMX2 isoform X2: MFQPAPKRCFTIESLVAKDSPLPASRSEDPIRPAALSYANSSPINPFLNGFHSAAAAAAAGRGVYSNPDLVFAEAVSHPPNPAVPVHPVPPPHALAAHPLPSSHSPHPLFASQQRDPSTFYPWLIHRYRYLGHRFQGKSMVSEPEDEIQKAEARGRRLRFSTEEKRDTPH, from the exons ATGTTTCAGCCGGCGCCCAAGCGCTGCTTCACCATCGAGTCGCTGGTGGCCAAGGACAGTCCCCTGCCTGCCTCGCGTTCTGAGGATCCCATCCGTCCCGCGGCGCTCAGCTACGCCAACTCCAGCCCAATAAATCCGTTCCTCAACGGCTTCCATTCGGCCGCTGCAGCCGCCGCCGCGGGCAGGGGCGTCTACTCCAACCCGGACTTGGTGTTCGCCGAGGCGGTCTCGCACCCGCCCAACCCCGCCGTGCCGGTGCACCCGGTGCCGCCGCCGCACGCCCTGGCCGCCCACCCCTTACCCTCCTCGCACTCGCCACACCCCCTCTTCGCCTCGCAGCAGCGGGACCCATCCACCTTCTATCCCTGGCTCATCCACCGCTACCGATATCTGGGTCATCGATTCCAAG GTAAAAGTATGGTTTCAGAACCGGAGGACGAAATTCAAAAGGCAGAAGCTAGAGGAAGAAGGCTcagattctcaacagaagaaaaaagggacACACCACATTAA